A genomic window from Sebastes fasciatus isolate fSebFas1 chromosome 7, fSebFas1.pri, whole genome shotgun sequence includes:
- the ets1 gene encoding protein C-ets-1 isoform X2 → MSYYMDPVSSYPALHPCDRLGVMRHSGGVAVGPQTHLPGVVHPQQQYYPSQPLYIQDIPLQEVPNGRDVCPTDPECGDVPLLTPGSKEMMSQALKATFSGFTKEQQRLGIPKDPRQWTDNHVAEWLTWTVNEFSLKNVDFDKFCMNGATLCAMGKERFLDLAPDFVGDILWEHLEMLQKEDAKHYPINGLTSNFQESRYTSDYFVKPGFITESYQTLHPISSEELLTLKYESEYPAVILRDTPLNPLQGDYFTVKQEVVSPDNMCVGRLSRGKLGGQDSFESIESFESCDRLTQSWSSQSSFSSLQRVPSYDSFDSEDYPTALHSHKPKGTFKDYVRERSDLSKDKPVIPAAALAGYTGSGPIQLWQFLLELLTDKSCQSFISWTGDGWEFKLSDPDEVARRWGKRKNKPKMNYEKLSRGLRYYYDKNIIHKTSGKRYVYRFVCDLKSLLGYTPEELHAMLDVKPDTDE, encoded by the exons ATGAGTTACTACATGGATCCAGTTTCTTCCTACCCGGCCCTTCACCCCTGTGACCGTCTGGGCGTAATG AGGCATAGTGGCGGGGTGGCAGTTGGCCCTCAGACCCACCTCCCAGGTGTGGTTCACCCTCAGCAGCAGTACTACCCGTCACAGCCCCTTTACATCCAGGATATACCCCTGCAGGAGGTGCCCAACGGACGCGACGTGTGCCCTACAG ATCCGGAGTGTGGCGATGTCCCCTTGCTGACTCCAGGAAGTAAAGAGATGATGTCCCAGGCTCTGAAGGCCACCTTCAGTGGTTTCACGAAGGAACAGCAGCGGCTGGGTATACCCAAAG ATCCCAGACAGTGGACAGACAACCACGTGGCTGAGTGGCTAACGTGGACAGTGAACGAGTTCAGTCTGAAGAACGTCGACTTTGACAAATTCTGCATGAACGGAGCCACCCTGTGTGCGATGGGGAAGGAGCGCTTCCTGGACTTAGCACCTGACTTTGTGGGTGACATCCTTTGGGAACATTTAGAAATGCTTCAGAAAG AGGATGCAAAGCATTACCCCATCAATGGACTGACCTCCAACTTCCAGGAATCCCGTTATACCTCAGACTACTTTGTCA AGCCCGGCTTCATCACAGAGTCCTACCAGACACTTCATCCCATCAGCTCGGAGGAATTGCTGACGCTCAAGTACGAGAGTGAATACCCCGCTGTCATCCTGCGGGACACGCCCCTCAACCCGCTGCAGGGGGACTACTTCACCGTCAAGCAGGAGGTGGTTTCCCCCGACAACATGTGTGTTGGACGCCTAAGCAGAG GTAAGCTCGGTGGCCAGGACTCCTTTGAGAGCATCGAGAGCTTCGAGAGCTGCGACCGACTGACCCAGTCATGGAGCAGCCAGTCCTCGTTCAGCAGCCTGCAGCGGGTACCTTCGTATGACAGCTTCGACTCGGAAGACTACCCCACCGCCCTGCATAGCCACAAGCCCAAGGGCACTTTCAAAGACTATGTGAGGGAGCGCTCAGACCTCAGCAAGGATAAACCCGTCATCCCAGCGGCGGCGCTGGCAGGATACACAG GCAGCGGCCCCATCCAGCTGTGGCAGTTTCTCCTGGAGCTGCTGACCGACAAGTCTTGCCAGTCCTTCATCAGCTGGACAGGCGACGGCTGGGAGTTCAAGCTTTCTGACCCAGATGAG GTTGCTCGGAGATGGGgcaagaggaaaaacaagccCAAGATGAACTATGAGAAGCTGAGCCGTGGCCTACGCTACTACTATGACAAGAACATCATCCACAAGACGTCGGGGAAACGCTACGTCTACCGCTTTGTCTGTGACTTAAAAAGCCTGCTGGGCTACACTCCCGAGGAGCTCCATGCAATGTTGGACGTAAAGCCCGATACGGACGAGTGA
- the ets1 gene encoding protein C-ets-1 isoform X3 — MVMTAAVDMKPTLTIIKAEKMDDPECGDVPLLTPGSKEMMSQALKATFSGFTKEQQRLGIPKDPRQWTDNHVAEWLTWTVNEFSLKNVDFDKFCMNGATLCAMGKERFLDLAPDFVGDILWEHLEMLQKEDAKHYPINGLTSNFQESRYTSDYFVSYGVEHAQCVPPSEYSEPGFITESYQTLHPISSEELLTLKYESEYPAVILRDTPLNPLQGDYFTVKQEVVSPDNMCVGRLSRGKLGGQDSFESIESFESCDRLTQSWSSQSSFSSLQRVPSYDSFDSEDYPTALHSHKPKGTFKDYVRERSDLSKDKPVIPAAALAGYTGSGPIQLWQFLLELLTDKSCQSFISWTGDGWEFKLSDPDEVARRWGKRKNKPKMNYEKLSRGLRYYYDKNIIHKTSGKRYVYRFVCDLKSLLGYTPEELHAMLDVKPDTDE, encoded by the exons ATGGTCATGACGGCAGCTGTCGATATGAAACCGACGTTAACCATCATAAAGGCTGAAAAAATGGACG ATCCGGAGTGTGGCGATGTCCCCTTGCTGACTCCAGGAAGTAAAGAGATGATGTCCCAGGCTCTGAAGGCCACCTTCAGTGGTTTCACGAAGGAACAGCAGCGGCTGGGTATACCCAAAG ATCCCAGACAGTGGACAGACAACCACGTGGCTGAGTGGCTAACGTGGACAGTGAACGAGTTCAGTCTGAAGAACGTCGACTTTGACAAATTCTGCATGAACGGAGCCACCCTGTGTGCGATGGGGAAGGAGCGCTTCCTGGACTTAGCACCTGACTTTGTGGGTGACATCCTTTGGGAACATTTAGAAATGCTTCAGAAAG AGGATGCAAAGCATTACCCCATCAATGGACTGACCTCCAACTTCCAGGAATCCCGTTATACCTCAGACTACTTTGTCA GCTACGGTGTTGAGCATGCTCAATGTGTCCCTCCTTCTGAATACTCAGAGCCCGGCTTCATCACAGAGTCCTACCAGACACTTCATCCCATCAGCTCGGAGGAATTGCTGACGCTCAAGTACGAGAGTGAATACCCCGCTGTCATCCTGCGGGACACGCCCCTCAACCCGCTGCAGGGGGACTACTTCACCGTCAAGCAGGAGGTGGTTTCCCCCGACAACATGTGTGTTGGACGCCTAAGCAGAG GTAAGCTCGGTGGCCAGGACTCCTTTGAGAGCATCGAGAGCTTCGAGAGCTGCGACCGACTGACCCAGTCATGGAGCAGCCAGTCCTCGTTCAGCAGCCTGCAGCGGGTACCTTCGTATGACAGCTTCGACTCGGAAGACTACCCCACCGCCCTGCATAGCCACAAGCCCAAGGGCACTTTCAAAGACTATGTGAGGGAGCGCTCAGACCTCAGCAAGGATAAACCCGTCATCCCAGCGGCGGCGCTGGCAGGATACACAG GCAGCGGCCCCATCCAGCTGTGGCAGTTTCTCCTGGAGCTGCTGACCGACAAGTCTTGCCAGTCCTTCATCAGCTGGACAGGCGACGGCTGGGAGTTCAAGCTTTCTGACCCAGATGAG GTTGCTCGGAGATGGGgcaagaggaaaaacaagccCAAGATGAACTATGAGAAGCTGAGCCGTGGCCTACGCTACTACTATGACAAGAACATCATCCACAAGACGTCGGGGAAACGCTACGTCTACCGCTTTGTCTGTGACTTAAAAAGCCTGCTGGGCTACACTCCCGAGGAGCTCCATGCAATGTTGGACGTAAAGCCCGATACGGACGAGTGA
- the ets1 gene encoding protein C-ets-1 isoform X4 → MVMTAAVDMKPTLTIIKAEKMDDPECGDVPLLTPGSKEMMSQALKATFSGFTKEQQRLGIPKDPRQWTDNHVAEWLTWTVNEFSLKNVDFDKFCMNGATLCAMGKERFLDLAPDFVGDILWEHLEMLQKEDAKHYPINGLTSNFQESRYTSDYFVKPGFITESYQTLHPISSEELLTLKYESEYPAVILRDTPLNPLQGDYFTVKQEVVSPDNMCVGRLSRGKLGGQDSFESIESFESCDRLTQSWSSQSSFSSLQRVPSYDSFDSEDYPTALHSHKPKGTFKDYVRERSDLSKDKPVIPAAALAGYTGSGPIQLWQFLLELLTDKSCQSFISWTGDGWEFKLSDPDEVARRWGKRKNKPKMNYEKLSRGLRYYYDKNIIHKTSGKRYVYRFVCDLKSLLGYTPEELHAMLDVKPDTDE, encoded by the exons ATGGTCATGACGGCAGCTGTCGATATGAAACCGACGTTAACCATCATAAAGGCTGAAAAAATGGACG ATCCGGAGTGTGGCGATGTCCCCTTGCTGACTCCAGGAAGTAAAGAGATGATGTCCCAGGCTCTGAAGGCCACCTTCAGTGGTTTCACGAAGGAACAGCAGCGGCTGGGTATACCCAAAG ATCCCAGACAGTGGACAGACAACCACGTGGCTGAGTGGCTAACGTGGACAGTGAACGAGTTCAGTCTGAAGAACGTCGACTTTGACAAATTCTGCATGAACGGAGCCACCCTGTGTGCGATGGGGAAGGAGCGCTTCCTGGACTTAGCACCTGACTTTGTGGGTGACATCCTTTGGGAACATTTAGAAATGCTTCAGAAAG AGGATGCAAAGCATTACCCCATCAATGGACTGACCTCCAACTTCCAGGAATCCCGTTATACCTCAGACTACTTTGTCA AGCCCGGCTTCATCACAGAGTCCTACCAGACACTTCATCCCATCAGCTCGGAGGAATTGCTGACGCTCAAGTACGAGAGTGAATACCCCGCTGTCATCCTGCGGGACACGCCCCTCAACCCGCTGCAGGGGGACTACTTCACCGTCAAGCAGGAGGTGGTTTCCCCCGACAACATGTGTGTTGGACGCCTAAGCAGAG GTAAGCTCGGTGGCCAGGACTCCTTTGAGAGCATCGAGAGCTTCGAGAGCTGCGACCGACTGACCCAGTCATGGAGCAGCCAGTCCTCGTTCAGCAGCCTGCAGCGGGTACCTTCGTATGACAGCTTCGACTCGGAAGACTACCCCACCGCCCTGCATAGCCACAAGCCCAAGGGCACTTTCAAAGACTATGTGAGGGAGCGCTCAGACCTCAGCAAGGATAAACCCGTCATCCCAGCGGCGGCGCTGGCAGGATACACAG GCAGCGGCCCCATCCAGCTGTGGCAGTTTCTCCTGGAGCTGCTGACCGACAAGTCTTGCCAGTCCTTCATCAGCTGGACAGGCGACGGCTGGGAGTTCAAGCTTTCTGACCCAGATGAG GTTGCTCGGAGATGGGgcaagaggaaaaacaagccCAAGATGAACTATGAGAAGCTGAGCCGTGGCCTACGCTACTACTATGACAAGAACATCATCCACAAGACGTCGGGGAAACGCTACGTCTACCGCTTTGTCTGTGACTTAAAAAGCCTGCTGGGCTACACTCCCGAGGAGCTCCATGCAATGTTGGACGTAAAGCCCGATACGGACGAGTGA
- the ets1 gene encoding protein C-ets-1 isoform X1: protein MSYYMDPVSSYPALHPCDRLGVMRHSGGVAVGPQTHLPGVVHPQQQYYPSQPLYIQDIPLQEVPNGRDVCPTDPECGDVPLLTPGSKEMMSQALKATFSGFTKEQQRLGIPKDPRQWTDNHVAEWLTWTVNEFSLKNVDFDKFCMNGATLCAMGKERFLDLAPDFVGDILWEHLEMLQKEDAKHYPINGLTSNFQESRYTSDYFVSYGVEHAQCVPPSEYSEPGFITESYQTLHPISSEELLTLKYESEYPAVILRDTPLNPLQGDYFTVKQEVVSPDNMCVGRLSRGKLGGQDSFESIESFESCDRLTQSWSSQSSFSSLQRVPSYDSFDSEDYPTALHSHKPKGTFKDYVRERSDLSKDKPVIPAAALAGYTGSGPIQLWQFLLELLTDKSCQSFISWTGDGWEFKLSDPDEVARRWGKRKNKPKMNYEKLSRGLRYYYDKNIIHKTSGKRYVYRFVCDLKSLLGYTPEELHAMLDVKPDTDE, encoded by the exons ATGAGTTACTACATGGATCCAGTTTCTTCCTACCCGGCCCTTCACCCCTGTGACCGTCTGGGCGTAATG AGGCATAGTGGCGGGGTGGCAGTTGGCCCTCAGACCCACCTCCCAGGTGTGGTTCACCCTCAGCAGCAGTACTACCCGTCACAGCCCCTTTACATCCAGGATATACCCCTGCAGGAGGTGCCCAACGGACGCGACGTGTGCCCTACAG ATCCGGAGTGTGGCGATGTCCCCTTGCTGACTCCAGGAAGTAAAGAGATGATGTCCCAGGCTCTGAAGGCCACCTTCAGTGGTTTCACGAAGGAACAGCAGCGGCTGGGTATACCCAAAG ATCCCAGACAGTGGACAGACAACCACGTGGCTGAGTGGCTAACGTGGACAGTGAACGAGTTCAGTCTGAAGAACGTCGACTTTGACAAATTCTGCATGAACGGAGCCACCCTGTGTGCGATGGGGAAGGAGCGCTTCCTGGACTTAGCACCTGACTTTGTGGGTGACATCCTTTGGGAACATTTAGAAATGCTTCAGAAAG AGGATGCAAAGCATTACCCCATCAATGGACTGACCTCCAACTTCCAGGAATCCCGTTATACCTCAGACTACTTTGTCA GCTACGGTGTTGAGCATGCTCAATGTGTCCCTCCTTCTGAATACTCAGAGCCCGGCTTCATCACAGAGTCCTACCAGACACTTCATCCCATCAGCTCGGAGGAATTGCTGACGCTCAAGTACGAGAGTGAATACCCCGCTGTCATCCTGCGGGACACGCCCCTCAACCCGCTGCAGGGGGACTACTTCACCGTCAAGCAGGAGGTGGTTTCCCCCGACAACATGTGTGTTGGACGCCTAAGCAGAG GTAAGCTCGGTGGCCAGGACTCCTTTGAGAGCATCGAGAGCTTCGAGAGCTGCGACCGACTGACCCAGTCATGGAGCAGCCAGTCCTCGTTCAGCAGCCTGCAGCGGGTACCTTCGTATGACAGCTTCGACTCGGAAGACTACCCCACCGCCCTGCATAGCCACAAGCCCAAGGGCACTTTCAAAGACTATGTGAGGGAGCGCTCAGACCTCAGCAAGGATAAACCCGTCATCCCAGCGGCGGCGCTGGCAGGATACACAG GCAGCGGCCCCATCCAGCTGTGGCAGTTTCTCCTGGAGCTGCTGACCGACAAGTCTTGCCAGTCCTTCATCAGCTGGACAGGCGACGGCTGGGAGTTCAAGCTTTCTGACCCAGATGAG GTTGCTCGGAGATGGGgcaagaggaaaaacaagccCAAGATGAACTATGAGAAGCTGAGCCGTGGCCTACGCTACTACTATGACAAGAACATCATCCACAAGACGTCGGGGAAACGCTACGTCTACCGCTTTGTCTGTGACTTAAAAAGCCTGCTGGGCTACACTCCCGAGGAGCTCCATGCAATGTTGGACGTAAAGCCCGATACGGACGAGTGA